A stretch of Henckelia pumila isolate YLH828 chromosome 4, ASM3356847v2, whole genome shotgun sequence DNA encodes these proteins:
- the LOC140865373 gene encoding heterodimeric geranylgeranyl pyrophosphate synthase small subunit, chloroplastic, producing the protein MVFPTVIAPPPQVPFPKMTSPVIRRAIWCGAASVSAQFDLKTYWTSLIKEIDQKLDEAIPVQYPQQIYEAMRYSVLAKGAKRSPPVMCIAACEIFGGNRQAAFPTACALEMVHAASLIHDDLPCMDDDPSRRGQPSSHTKFGVDMAILAGDALFPLGFRHIVSHTPTDLIPEARLIRVVAEIARAVGSTGMAAGQFMDLEGGPNAVDFVQEKKFGEMGQCSAVCGGLLAGASDDEIQHLRQYGQAVGVLYQVVDDILEAKSGTGSKVGENKRKAKSYVSAYGVEKAMEVAKELKSQAKKALDGFERYGERVMPLYSFVDYAADRGFSIDK; encoded by the exons ATGGTGTTCCCTACAGTAATTGCACCACCTCCACAGGTTCCGTTCCCGAAGATGACTTCTCCGGTCATCCGCCGCGCAATTTGGTGTGGCGCCGCTTCAGTTTCTGCTCAATTTGATCTCAAAACCTACTGGACCTCTCTGATTAAGGAGATCGACCAGAAACTCGATGAGGCTATTCCTGTGCAGTACCCGCAGCAGATCTATGAAGCCATGCGCTACTCGGTTCTGGCTAAAGGCGCCAAAAGATCGCCGCCGGTCATGTGTATCGCCGCCTGTGAGATTTTTGGCGGTAATCGCCAAGCCGCCTTCCCCACTGCCTGTGCTCTTGAAATG GTTCATGCTGCATCGCTTATCCACGATGACTTGCCATGTATGGATGATGACCCATCTCGAAGAGGCCAACCCTCTAGTCATACGAAATTTGGAGTTGACATGGCAATACTAGCTGGGGATGCATTGTTCCCCCTTGGTTTCCGCCACATAGTTTCACACACCCCAACTGACCTCATCCCCGAGGCTCGCCTCATTCGGGTAGTTGCTGAGATTGCAAGAGCAGTTGGGTCCACTGGCATGGCTGCTGGTCAGTTTATGGACCTCGAGGGTGGACCAAATGCAGTTGACTTTGTCCAAGAAAAGAAGTTTGGTGAGATGGGTCAGTGCTCAGCGGTGTGTGGTGGCCTTTTAGCTGGTGCTTCGGATGATGAGATTCAGCATCTGAGACAATATGGCCAGGCTGTAGGTGTTTTGTATCAGGTGGTTGATGATATTCTGGAAGCAAAATCAGGGACGGGGAGTAAGGTTGGCGAGAATAAAAGGAAAGCTAAAAGTTATGTATCTGCATACGGTGTTGAGAAGGCGATGGAAGTGGCCAAGGAACTGAAGTCTCAAGCTAAAAAGGCGTTGGATGGATTCGAGAGATACGGTGAGCGAGTTATGCCATTATACAGTTTTGTAGATTATGCTGCTGATAGAGGTTTTAGCATTGACAAATGA